A window from Aerococcus sp. Group 1 encodes these proteins:
- a CDS encoding ISL3 family transposase, which translates to MTQSNCIQNLFNIKDENIEIEDKVVEEKKNNIIHKVIFGTLTNHPSHCSHCGHINESQADIVKNGFYSSDILLTTINGGQPVTLRLKKQRFFCKHCQRTFNTETPIVAANCYISKALKTAITFALSETIAMTLIGKQHNVSVSTVIRLLEERGKALLPKFNYLPQCLSFDEFKSVKNVSGAMSFIFIDPLNHRLIDIVENRQKNELIHYFMRFSYKSRQAVKIVTINMYSPYIEVIRACFPNAKILFDRFHVIQHLNLAINSVRIQLMNHIRYQSPRDYRKLKQLWKLPLKNEWELDYKNLYTHRLFDGLVSEQMIVDYLINLSPELSRTYTYVNRLKYSIYTHDIQSFKDLLIEVKKYTFPRRVRTIFQTLERYQEGICEALTYTLSNGPIEGMNNKTKLIKRTGYGYHRFDHLRIRIIMASRLV; encoded by the coding sequence ATGACTCAATCTAATTGTATACAAAATCTCTTTAATATAAAAGATGAAAATATTGAAATTGAAGATAAAGTAGTGGAGGAAAAGAAAAATAATATCATTCATAAGGTTATTTTTGGAACCTTAACTAACCATCCTTCTCACTGTTCCCATTGCGGACATATCAACGAATCACAAGCTGATATCGTTAAAAATGGATTTTATTCAAGCGATATCTTACTAACGACCATTAATGGAGGTCAACCCGTTACTTTGCGTCTTAAAAAGCAACGTTTCTTTTGTAAGCACTGCCAAAGGACTTTTAATACTGAAACCCCCATAGTGGCAGCTAATTGCTATATTTCTAAAGCGCTAAAAACTGCGATTACTTTTGCTCTTAGTGAAACGATAGCGATGACTCTTATCGGTAAACAACACAATGTTTCTGTATCGACGGTGATTCGTCTTCTAGAAGAAAGAGGGAAAGCATTACTACCTAAATTTAATTATTTGCCCCAGTGCCTTTCTTTTGATGAATTTAAATCAGTGAAAAATGTTAGTGGCGCGATGAGCTTTATTTTTATTGATCCCCTAAACCATCGGTTAATTGATATTGTTGAAAATCGACAAAAGAACGAATTAATCCACTACTTTATGCGTTTTTCTTACAAAAGTCGACAAGCTGTCAAAATAGTTACGATTAATATGTATAGCCCTTATATTGAAGTTATCCGCGCTTGTTTCCCTAATGCAAAGATACTATTTGATCGTTTTCACGTTATTCAACATCTTAATCTGGCAATCAACTCCGTACGTATTCAACTGATGAATCATATTCGCTATCAATCACCACGTGATTATCGCAAATTAAAACAGTTATGGAAGTTACCTTTAAAAAATGAATGGGAACTTGACTATAAAAACTTATATACACATCGACTTTTTGACGGTCTCGTTTCAGAACAGATGATTGTCGATTACCTCATCAATTTATCTCCCGAATTGTCACGTACCTATACCTATGTTAATCGCCTAAAATACAGTATTTATACCCATGACATTCAGTCATTTAAAGACTTACTCATTGAAGTCAAGAAGTACACTTTTCCACGTAGAGTACGAACTATTTTTCAAACCTTAGAAAGATATCAAGAAGGTATTTGTGAAGCTTTAACGTATACTTTGTCTAACGGTCCAATAGAAGGAATGAACAATAAAACGAAACTGATCAAGCGCACAGGTTATGGCTACCATCGTTTTGATCATTTAAGAATACGTATAATAATGGCTTCTCGCTTGGTATGA
- a CDS encoding LPXTG cell wall anchor domain-containing protein, whose amino-acid sequence MTASDTNDPVTANQNKDTKTDKVLALAPKEEKSSTAKATFAPATHSVLPKTDVVAASFTGFGLALAAAGATVLKRRK is encoded by the coding sequence GTGACTGCTTCTGATACAAATGATCCAGTGACAGCAAATCAAAATAAAGATACCAAGACAGATAAAGTCCTAGCCTTAGCTCCTAAGGAAGAAAAATCTTCGACCGCTAAAGCGACCTTTGCACCGGCTACTCATTCTGTTTTACCTAAAACTGATGTAGTTGCTGCATCTTTTACAGGCTTTGGCCTTGCCTTAGCCGCAGCTGGAGCAACTGTCTTGAAACGTCGCAAATAA
- the rny gene encoding ribonuclease Y produces the protein MDGLTIAFVIVTLIVGLLVGLVIGYKRRQNVEEEERNEAQNTAKGILAQANKDAEAKRKEILLDAKEKAQDYRNQVESELSDRRQEITQKEQRLFQREENLDRRENVLTNKENDQLSKEQSIQDRLKNVSQKEEEVQAMVQERQDEIERISMMTTEDAKALILKETEANLSNEIALRIRNAEENYKEQAHKLATSIILQAIETSAADTVADTSVTRIDLPNDDMKGRIIGKDGRNIKTIEALTGIDLIIDDTPETVVLSGFDPIRREIARIALENLIKDGRIHPAKIEEAVERARKSMDTKIRDTGEETTFDLGIHDMHPDLVKLVGRLNYRTSYGQNVLNHSVEVAKLAGIIASELGEDEQLAKRSGLLHDIGKAVDHEVEGTHVEIGTELARKYNENDIVINAIAAHHGDIESASAIAIIVQVADALSAARPGARSESLENYIQRLRSLEALANEFSGVKKTYAIQAGREIRVIVNPEKVDDLSVVKMSHDISKRIEDELDYPGQIKVTVIRESRSVDYAR, from the coding sequence ATGGATGGTTTAACTATTGCCTTCGTTATCGTTACTTTAATTGTTGGCCTTTTAGTCGGATTAGTAATTGGTTACAAAAGACGTCAAAATGTTGAAGAAGAAGAACGTAATGAGGCGCAAAATACTGCAAAAGGAATTTTAGCTCAAGCAAATAAAGATGCTGAAGCTAAAAGAAAAGAAATTCTTTTAGATGCAAAAGAGAAAGCTCAGGATTATCGCAATCAAGTAGAAAGCGAATTAAGTGATCGCCGTCAAGAAATCACTCAAAAAGAGCAAAGACTCTTCCAAAGAGAAGAAAATCTTGACCGGCGTGAAAATGTTCTTACCAATAAGGAAAATGATCAGCTTTCTAAAGAGCAATCAATTCAAGATCGCTTAAAAAATGTTTCTCAAAAAGAAGAAGAAGTCCAAGCAATGGTTCAGGAACGTCAAGATGAAATCGAGCGGATTTCTATGATGACAACTGAAGATGCCAAGGCTTTGATTTTGAAAGAGACAGAAGCAAACTTATCTAATGAAATTGCTTTACGAATTCGAAATGCAGAAGAAAACTATAAAGAGCAAGCACATAAGCTCGCTACTTCAATTATCTTACAAGCAATCGAAACATCTGCTGCCGATACAGTCGCCGATACTTCGGTAACCCGTATCGATTTACCAAACGATGATATGAAAGGTCGTATCATTGGTAAAGATGGGCGGAATATTAAAACCATTGAAGCCTTGACTGGGATTGATTTAATTATCGATGACACTCCAGAAACGGTGGTACTCAGTGGTTTTGACCCGATTCGTCGAGAAATTGCTCGGATTGCTTTAGAAAATCTAATTAAGGATGGACGTATTCATCCAGCAAAAATTGAGGAAGCGGTTGAACGTGCTAGAAAATCAATGGATACAAAAATTCGTGATACTGGGGAAGAGACCACCTTTGACCTAGGTATTCATGATATGCATCCAGACTTAGTCAAGTTAGTCGGACGTTTAAACTATCGCACCAGCTATGGGCAAAATGTCTTGAACCATAGTGTCGAAGTAGCTAAACTGGCTGGTATTATTGCTAGTGAACTCGGCGAAGATGAACAACTGGCTAAACGAAGTGGATTATTACATGATATTGGCAAAGCCGTGGACCACGAGGTGGAAGGTACCCACGTTGAAATTGGTACTGAACTCGCTCGTAAATATAATGAAAATGATATCGTTATTAATGCCATTGCGGCCCACCATGGAGATATCGAATCTGCTTCTGCGATTGCCATTATTGTTCAGGTCGCTGATGCCTTGTCGGCTGCTCGTCCCGGTGCTCGAAGTGAATCATTAGAGAATTATATTCAACGTTTAAGAAGTTTAGAAGCCCTAGCTAATGAATTTAGTGGTGTGAAGAAGACATACGCTATTCAAGCGGGCCGCGAAATTCGTGTGATTGTTAACCCCGAAAAGGTGGATGACTTAAGTGTCGTTAAGATGTCACATGATATTTCTAAACGTATTGAAGACGAACTGGATTACCCAGGCCAAATTAAGGTGACGGTAATACGTGAATCCCGTTCTGTGGATTATGCAAGATAA
- the recA gene encoding recombinase RecA, producing MSTSHDANRQKALDQALKQIEKNFGKGAIMKMGESTDTQVSTVPSGSLSLDIALGVGGYPRGRIIEVYGPESSGKTTVALHAVAEVQKQGGIAAFIDAENALDPEYARALGVDIDELLLSQPDTGEQGLEIADALVSSGAIDIVVVDSVAALVPRAEIEGEMGDSHVGLQARLMSQALRKLSGSINKTKTIAMFINQIREKVGVMFGNPETTPGGRALKFYSTIRLEVRRGERIKSGQDIIGNRTKIKVVKNKVAPPFKVAEVDIMYGQGISQAGELVDLAADMDIIKKSGSWYSYGDDRIGQGRENAKLYLTENPDIFKEIDSKVRAEYGFGPAVEDDDSEDETTNEEAKNDSSSDEENETLDLFNDDEE from the coding sequence ATGAGTACATCACATGATGCAAACCGCCAAAAGGCTTTAGACCAGGCCCTTAAACAAATTGAAAAAAACTTTGGTAAGGGAGCTATAATGAAGATGGGAGAATCAACGGATACTCAGGTGTCGACTGTTCCGTCAGGCTCCTTATCCTTAGATATTGCCCTGGGAGTCGGAGGTTATCCGCGTGGACGAATTATTGAAGTCTACGGTCCAGAATCTTCTGGGAAAACCACTGTTGCCCTACATGCTGTTGCCGAGGTTCAAAAACAAGGTGGAATTGCTGCCTTTATTGATGCTGAGAACGCCTTAGACCCTGAATACGCTAGAGCTTTGGGAGTTGACATTGATGAGCTATTACTCTCCCAACCAGATACTGGTGAACAAGGGCTAGAAATTGCTGATGCCTTAGTGTCCTCTGGTGCGATTGATATTGTCGTTGTCGATTCTGTTGCTGCCTTAGTTCCACGGGCTGAAATTGAAGGTGAGATGGGGGACTCCCATGTGGGGCTCCAAGCTCGGTTGATGTCTCAAGCCCTACGGAAGTTATCGGGCTCCATTAATAAGACGAAAACCATTGCCATGTTTATTAACCAGATCCGTGAAAAAGTAGGTGTCATGTTTGGTAACCCAGAAACCACTCCAGGGGGACGGGCCCTAAAATTTTATTCCACTATTCGTCTAGAAGTTAGACGCGGGGAACGGATCAAATCCGGTCAGGATATTATTGGTAACCGCACTAAGATTAAAGTAGTAAAAAATAAGGTAGCTCCGCCATTTAAGGTCGCTGAAGTGGATATTATGTATGGGCAAGGAATTTCTCAAGCGGGTGAATTAGTTGATTTAGCTGCTGACATGGATATCATTAAGAAGAGTGGCTCTTGGTATTCTTACGGGGATGACCGGATTGGCCAAGGACGCGAGAATGCCAAACTATATCTCACCGAAAACCCTGACATATTTAAGGAAATTGATAGTAAGGTTCGAGCAGAGTATGGTTTTGGTCCAGCTGTTGAAGATGACGATTCAGAGGATGAAACAACCAATGAAGAAGCCAAAAACGATTCATCAAGTGATGAAGAAAATGAAACCCTAGATTTATTTAACGATGATGAAGAATAA
- a CDS encoding competence/damage-inducible protein A produces MKAEIIAVGTEMLMGQIVNTNAPFIARQVNELGIEHYYETVVGDNPERLVELTQIAESRSDMIIYSGGIGPTQDDLTKQVIAEYLNEELIYDQECLEQIKQYYQDRHQSMSSNNLQMALTFKNGQSLKNETGQACGSLIHKNGCLYVFLPGFPDELEPMFINEVKPYLFEHLSNKQVLASRFLNFFGIGEAALTSRLEDLIAKQSNPTIAPYASKSVVTLRLTAQGENHAVTDKLLDQTQEEILELVGEYYYGSGYNYLPMDALFDYLNQEGKTIAFAESLTGGLAAHLLVNHEGSSKIFKGSTVSYSEYAKAHVIGVSQATLDQEGMVSEACARQMAELTCSNYGADYAISFTGVAGPDKMEGQEVGTVYCGFASRGQSTQVKRYHINGNRSAIRLKVIYQAVLDFIQEKD; encoded by the coding sequence ATGAAGGCTGAAATAATCGCAGTAGGAACAGAAATGCTGATGGGACAAATTGTCAATACCAATGCCCCATTTATCGCCAGACAAGTGAATGAACTAGGGATTGAACACTACTATGAGACGGTGGTGGGGGACAATCCTGAGCGCTTAGTTGAATTAACTCAGATTGCCGAGTCACGTAGTGATATGATCATTTACTCTGGAGGAATTGGACCGACCCAGGATGATTTGACCAAGCAAGTAATTGCCGAATACTTAAATGAAGAGCTTATCTACGACCAAGAGTGTTTAGAGCAGATAAAACAGTACTACCAGGACCGCCATCAAAGCATGTCCTCCAACAACCTACAGATGGCCCTGACTTTCAAAAATGGCCAATCGCTAAAGAATGAAACGGGGCAAGCCTGTGGAAGCCTCATTCATAAAAATGGCTGTCTCTATGTCTTCCTGCCTGGTTTTCCGGATGAATTGGAACCCATGTTTATTAATGAGGTCAAGCCTTATCTTTTTGAACATTTGTCCAATAAACAGGTATTAGCTTCCCGCTTTTTAAATTTCTTTGGTATTGGGGAAGCGGCCTTAACTAGTCGTCTAGAAGACCTAATCGCTAAACAAAGTAATCCAACGATCGCTCCTTATGCCTCTAAATCAGTAGTCACCTTAAGACTCACGGCCCAAGGGGAGAATCACGCAGTTACAGATAAACTGCTCGACCAAACCCAGGAAGAAATACTTGAACTCGTTGGTGAATATTATTACGGAAGTGGTTATAATTACCTCCCTATGGATGCCTTGTTCGATTATTTGAACCAAGAAGGAAAAACAATTGCCTTTGCTGAAAGCCTGACGGGTGGTCTAGCGGCGCACTTATTGGTCAACCATGAAGGCTCTTCAAAAATTTTTAAAGGGTCAACCGTTTCCTATAGTGAATATGCCAAGGCTCATGTCATTGGCGTAAGTCAAGCAACTCTCGACCAAGAGGGCATGGTTAGCGAGGCTTGTGCCCGGCAAATGGCTGAATTAACCTGCTCAAACTATGGGGCTGATTATGCCATTAGCTTCACCGGAGTTGCTGGTCCTGATAAGATGGAAGGTCAAGAAGTTGGAACCGTCTATTGTGGTTTTGCTAGCCGAGGGCAGTCTACCCAGGTCAAACGCTATCACATTAATGGCAACCGCTCAGCCATTCGTTTAAAGGTTATCTACCAAGCTGTGTTAGATTTTATCCAAGAAAAGGACTAA
- the pgsA gene encoding CDP-diacylglycerol--glycerol-3-phosphate 3-phosphatidyltransferase: MNLPNRLTMLRILMIPLFILLIEIPFDWGAWAIGSQSVNIQFAVAALIFAVASLTDWLDGYIARRDNLVTNFGKFADPLADKMLVITALIELIALGKAPAWLVAIIVMRELAVTGLRLLIVTEGEVLAAKWPGKIKTCTQMLAIILLLMNDFPFQALPFSLGQLCLYLALLATIYSGYDYFKKNWQVFSDSF, translated from the coding sequence ATGAATTTACCTAATCGACTGACCATGCTAAGGATTTTGATGATTCCTTTATTTATTTTATTAATAGAAATTCCTTTTGATTGGGGAGCATGGGCCATTGGCAGTCAAAGCGTGAATATTCAATTCGCTGTAGCAGCCCTTATTTTTGCCGTAGCGAGTTTGACCGATTGGCTGGATGGCTATATTGCTCGTCGTGATAACCTAGTGACCAACTTTGGTAAATTTGCCGACCCCTTAGCGGATAAAATGCTGGTCATTACCGCCCTAATCGAGCTCATTGCTCTAGGCAAGGCGCCAGCTTGGCTTGTTGCCATTATTGTCATGCGGGAGTTGGCTGTTACGGGCTTAAGACTATTGATCGTGACTGAAGGGGAGGTTCTAGCAGCTAAGTGGCCAGGAAAAATCAAGACCTGTACCCAGATGTTAGCGATCATTTTATTATTAATGAACGATTTTCCTTTCCAAGCCTTGCCATTTTCACTCGGACAGCTTTGCCTCTACCTGGCTTTACTAGCAACCATCTATTCAGGTTATGATTATTTTAAAAAGAATTGGCAAGTCTTTAGTGATAGTTTTTAA
- a CDS encoding DNA translocase FtsK yields the protein MVGELYLLGFFLVAITALAYLLTNQGPNWRKRPYSSLLLAVPILALLCHAIQFKEVMAKGKSLFAVSLNHFLAGFKGNFQPDVGGGIMGAGLYKVSYFILSQWGTYLLILLAALAWLAYCLNISGQEMISSVQNLFQMAVQWQQSFINATKEKSAKRKEAKANKGKESQPEIPAKNHSPKLAEEEDDNNEVRLDDDKNQESAVEIVGPNYQNLVESEEASALDQEKASQSQDQASQLSLDIDEEDDGEDLSDLTIEAEEENPDYKLPPVSLLNPIHHTDQSSEYHIIKENIKTLEKTLASFNVDAKVTKANLGPAVTKYEIEPAVGTKVSKITNLADDIALALAAKDIRIEAPIPGKSVIGIEVPNQKVSVVSFRDSFENQPANTKLLEVPLGRSIYGDTRVADLTKMPHLLIAGSTGSGKSVCINGMIVSILLKAKPNEVKLMMIDPKKVELNVYNGIPHLLTPVVTNPRKAAQALNKVVEEMERRYELFAATGQRNIDGYNHHVSEYNETSDDKQALLPYIVVIVDELADLMMVASKEVEAAITRLAQMARAAGIHMILATQRPSVDVITGIIKANVPSRIAFAVSSGTDSRTIIDQNGAEKLLGRGDMLFMPMGEGKPLRVQGAFITDEEVESVVDFVKDQQEANYSEAMMPSEENENSAADDLDEMWDEVIDFVKGRETVSISMLQRQFRIGYNRAARLVDDMEARGIVSEQNGSKPRTVNISEKQEDQED from the coding sequence ATGGTGGGAGAGCTTTATCTATTGGGATTCTTCCTGGTGGCAATTACCGCCCTTGCTTATTTGTTAACCAATCAAGGGCCAAATTGGCGCAAACGCCCTTACAGTTCTCTGCTATTAGCCGTCCCCATTTTGGCTTTACTCTGCCATGCGATCCAGTTTAAAGAAGTCATGGCCAAGGGGAAATCTCTATTTGCCGTTAGTTTAAATCACTTTTTGGCAGGTTTTAAGGGAAATTTTCAGCCCGATGTTGGTGGCGGTATCATGGGCGCTGGTCTCTATAAAGTGAGTTACTTTATCCTCAGCCAATGGGGAACTTATTTACTTATTTTGCTAGCTGCTTTAGCTTGGCTGGCTTACTGCCTAAATATATCCGGTCAAGAAATGATTTCTAGTGTTCAAAATCTGTTTCAAATGGCGGTGCAGTGGCAACAAAGCTTTATAAATGCTACTAAGGAGAAATCTGCTAAGCGTAAAGAAGCCAAGGCGAATAAGGGTAAGGAAAGTCAGCCAGAAATTCCAGCGAAAAATCATTCCCCTAAGCTAGCTGAAGAGGAAGATGATAATAATGAAGTCAGGCTTGATGACGACAAAAATCAAGAATCCGCTGTGGAAATTGTAGGGCCCAACTACCAAAACTTAGTAGAATCAGAAGAAGCATCAGCCCTTGACCAGGAAAAGGCAAGTCAAAGCCAAGACCAAGCCAGCCAATTAAGCCTGGATATCGACGAAGAGGATGATGGAGAAGATTTATCTGATTTAACTATCGAGGCCGAAGAAGAAAATCCAGATTATAAACTCCCTCCAGTCAGCCTCTTAAATCCAATTCACCACACGGATCAAAGTAGTGAGTACCACATTATTAAAGAAAACATCAAAACTTTGGAAAAGACCTTAGCCAGCTTTAATGTGGATGCCAAGGTGACTAAGGCGAATTTAGGTCCGGCAGTTACCAAGTATGAAATTGAACCGGCAGTCGGTACCAAGGTATCTAAAATTACCAACTTAGCTGACGACATCGCCTTGGCCTTAGCTGCTAAGGATATCCGGATCGAAGCGCCAATTCCAGGAAAATCAGTGATTGGTATTGAGGTTCCTAATCAAAAGGTATCTGTGGTTTCTTTTAGAGACAGTTTTGAGAACCAGCCAGCCAATACGAAGTTACTAGAAGTTCCCTTGGGACGGTCAATTTATGGGGACACCCGGGTGGCGGACTTAACGAAAATGCCCCATCTCTTAATTGCGGGATCTACTGGTTCTGGTAAATCCGTCTGCATCAATGGTATGATTGTTTCCATTTTATTAAAGGCTAAGCCTAATGAAGTGAAATTAATGATGATTGACCCCAAAAAGGTTGAGTTAAACGTCTATAACGGTATTCCTCATCTACTAACTCCAGTAGTAACTAATCCACGCAAAGCCGCCCAAGCCTTGAATAAGGTAGTTGAGGAAATGGAGCGGCGTTATGAATTATTTGCTGCAACGGGTCAGCGAAATATCGATGGCTATAACCATCATGTGAGTGAATATAATGAGACCAGTGATGATAAACAGGCCTTGCTGCCGTATATTGTGGTTATTGTCGATGAATTAGCTGACTTGATGATGGTGGCTTCCAAAGAAGTTGAGGCTGCCATCACCCGTTTAGCACAAATGGCGCGGGCAGCTGGTATTCACATGATTTTAGCTACCCAACGGCCGTCCGTTGATGTTATTACGGGGATCATTAAGGCTAATGTCCCTTCCCGGATTGCCTTTGCTGTTTCTAGTGGGACTGATTCACGGACAATTATCGATCAAAATGGCGCGGAAAAACTCCTTGGCCGCGGTGATATGCTCTTTATGCCCATGGGAGAGGGTAAGCCTTTAAGAGTACAAGGGGCTTTCATTACTGATGAAGAGGTTGAAAGCGTAGTTGACTTTGTTAAAGACCAGCAAGAGGCTAATTATAGTGAGGCGATGATGCCTAGCGAAGAGAATGAGAATAGCGCGGCTGACGACCTTGATGAGATGTGGGATGAGGTTATTGATTTTGTCAAGGGCCGCGAAACGGTTTCGATTTCCATGTTGCAACGTCAATTTCGCATTGGTTACAACCGTGCCGCCCGCTTAGTTGATGACATGGAGGCACGCGGCATTGTCTCAGAACAAAACGGAAGTAAGCCGCGCACGGTTAATATTTCTGAAAAACAAGAAGATCAAGAAGATTAG
- a CDS encoding acylphosphatase, whose amino-acid sequence MLTSKIQVQGRVQGVGFRFHVTRLANKLQLTGTVKNESDGSVTIQLQANEAQREHFITELQDPKNIPYARIDQLSVTEEKDLPAMHDFHPIY is encoded by the coding sequence ATGCTAACCAGTAAAATACAAGTTCAAGGCCGGGTACAAGGCGTCGGCTTTCGCTTTCACGTTACCCGCCTAGCCAATAAACTGCAACTGACCGGTACGGTAAAAAATGAGTCCGATGGCAGTGTGACTATCCAATTACAGGCAAATGAAGCCCAAAGAGAACATTTTATCACAGAGCTCCAAGACCCTAAGAATATCCCTTATGCTAGAATCGATCAGCTTAGTGTCACGGAGGAAAAAGATCTTCCAGCCATGCATGATTTTCACCCCATATATTGA
- the yidC gene encoding membrane protein insertase YidC: protein MKTSLKSKHLQLLSLLAASSLFLGGCVSRNQDSWTFRLIASPINQLIEWLAQFFNGNYGFAIIGLVIIIRLLLIPLTYKQQTSSILGTEKRRYYQPYLMKFQELIQGAETPEEQMEYTRQQQAFMKDNNISLFGNMGCFPLLIQLPILSGMYVAIYNNQNIANYNFFGFSLGEPNLVLTIIFILLSFLQTRISMQTMPEEVREQQGKSMLFMPLMLGFVVFNVPAAIGLYLVTTTIWGMLQQLAINTFVHPRIKAKVENEMKDNPIRFDQHYKPNNSVKDVTHTANSSTSATKAHKSNRNAGKQNRKK, encoded by the coding sequence TTGAAAACAAGTCTCAAATCAAAACATCTCCAGCTGCTCAGTCTATTGGCTGCCTCTTCCTTATTCTTAGGAGGCTGTGTTAGCCGTAACCAAGACAGCTGGACTTTTCGTTTAATTGCCAGTCCAATTAACCAGTTAATCGAGTGGTTGGCCCAATTTTTCAATGGTAACTATGGCTTTGCTATTATTGGCCTAGTGATCATCATCCGCCTACTACTTATCCCACTCACCTACAAGCAACAAACCAGTTCCATTCTGGGGACAGAAAAACGCCGTTATTACCAACCTTACTTGATGAAATTCCAAGAGTTAATCCAAGGCGCCGAAACTCCAGAAGAACAAATGGAATACACCCGTCAACAGCAAGCCTTTATGAAGGATAATAATATTTCCTTATTTGGAAATATGGGCTGTTTCCCCCTATTAATTCAGTTACCTATCCTTTCCGGGATGTATGTGGCAATCTATAATAACCAAAATATTGCCAACTACAATTTCTTTGGCTTCTCTTTAGGAGAACCCAACCTGGTTTTAACAATTATCTTTATTCTTTTATCTTTCTTACAAACCCGGATCAGCATGCAAACCATGCCTGAAGAAGTCCGCGAGCAACAAGGTAAATCCATGCTATTTATGCCTCTCATGCTCGGTTTTGTTGTCTTCAACGTCCCCGCTGCGATTGGTTTATACTTAGTAACAACCACCATTTGGGGGATGCTCCAACAATTGGCCATTAATACTTTTGTTCATCCTCGTATCAAGGCTAAAGTGGAAAATGAAATGAAGGATAATCCCATCCGCTTTGACCAACATTATAAACCCAATAATTCAGTCAAAGATGTCACCCATACAGCAAATTCCTCAACTTCAGCAACTAAGGCCCATAAATCTAACCGGAATGCGGGAAAACAAAACAGAAAGAAATAA
- a CDS encoding response regulator transcription factor, with translation MEAKKQILLIDAEEEWVHYLGDELNSENYFATIAHDGPMGLELAHQHQWDLILLDLDLPLLNGLEVMRRLRQEMTVPILVMTQRSSVIDQVSALDQGADGYLIKPLPIEVFLAHIRSILRRMTIEANENHIRQTRLVFRDLLVEKENHLAYRGEEVLDLTKREYDLLVIFMENINKVLSREKLLKDVWGFQSVVETNVVDVYIRYLRNKIDPNRNQKYIQTIRGAGYVMRDEDNS, from the coding sequence TTGGAAGCAAAAAAGCAAATTCTTTTAATCGATGCTGAAGAAGAATGGGTGCATTATCTCGGTGATGAGTTAAATAGTGAAAATTATTTTGCCACAATCGCTCATGATGGTCCAATGGGCTTAGAACTGGCTCATCAACACCAATGGGATTTGATTTTACTTGATTTAGATTTGCCTTTGTTAAACGGCTTAGAGGTCATGCGCCGCTTGCGGCAAGAGATGACGGTCCCAATTCTAGTGATGACCCAGCGCTCATCGGTCATTGACCAAGTGTCTGCCTTGGACCAAGGGGCTGATGGTTATTTAATTAAGCCGCTTCCAATTGAAGTTTTTTTAGCACACATACGCTCAATTTTAAGACGTATGACCATTGAAGCTAATGAAAACCATATTAGGCAGACCCGCTTGGTCTTTCGCGATTTACTAGTGGAAAAAGAAAATCATCTTGCTTATCGTGGCGAAGAGGTCTTAGATTTGACCAAACGTGAGTATGACCTATTAGTAATTTTTATGGAGAATATCAATAAGGTGTTGAGCCGGGAAAAATTACTTAAAGATGTCTGGGGTTTTCAAAGTGTGGTTGAAACCAATGTCGTGGACGTTTATATTCGTTACTTACGTAACAAAATTGATCCTAATAGGAATCAAAAGTATATCCAAACCATCCGCGGTGCTGGTTATGTCATGCGCGATGAGGATAACTCTTAG